DNA from Actinoplanes sp. SE50/110:
GTACTCGTCGATCGGGAGGTCCGCGACCAGCCGTTCCGGCAGATCCGGGACGGTGCCGAGCAGAGAGTCGGGCCCCCAGGTGGAGGCGAGCACGACCAGACGGCGGCCGGTGGTGTCGAGCGCGGTGCGGTAGACGCCGCGCCGCTGCCGGCTGGCCAGCATCCGGGCCCAGGCCGGATCGCCGAGCACGGCGGTCCGGCCGGAAGCGGTGCGGCTCTGGGCGGGATGGGTCAGCGCGGTGGTCACACCGTCCGGAAGGCCGGGGCGCAGACCGGCCACGACGTCACTGTCCGGATAGAACTTCTGGAACGCCAGGCCGTGCGGGAACAACAGGACCGGGCCGGTCAGGTCGGCCAGGCCGTCGTTCTCGCTGGCCGACAGGATCAGGTCGAACCGGGTCTTGCGGGCCTGCCGCCAGTCGATGGTGCGGGGGGCCAGGTCGTCGAGCAGGGCGGTGACGCCGGCCTCGAAGATCGCCGGATGTTCGTCGTCGACGGTGAAGACGATCTGGATGCGGCGGTCGGCGGCGATCAGCGAGAGTACGTCCAGCAGGCGGGTGAGCGCCGTGACCGTCCGGGCGACGACCAGCACCGTCCGGGAATGGCCGACGGTCGTCCACGGGGTCCGGGGTCCGGGGTCCGGGGTCCGGGGTCCGGGGTCCGGGGTCCGGGGTCCGGGGTCCGGGGTCCGGGGTCCGGGGTCCGGGGTCCGGGGTCCGGGGTCCGGGGTCCGGGGTCCGGGGTCCGGGGTCCGGGCGAACGAGGGATCATGCGCCGAAGTTACGGGGTTGCTCTATGCCGGGCACAGCACGCCCGGCCGTCCGCCGGTCGGGTTCGGTCTCCGAGGCCGGTGGACCGGCTCTTTACGATGGGTGCGGGCCGGCCGGGAATCGTTGCGGAATTCCCGGCCGGTTCCCGTTCTCCGCGAGGTGGACGGCCAGCCGGGCGGCGGCTTCGGCCGGGTCACCGGCCAGCGTGACCGTCGCGCCGCGGGCGCGCAGCGTGGCCAGGAGGATCTCGCGGACCGGGGTGTCGGCGGTGAGCAGGCTGCCGGCCAGCACGACCGGGCCGGGCGAGCCGAGACTGTCCAGGGTGCGGGTCAGCCGCCGGGCCGCGTCGGCGACCAGCGCGGTGGCGGTCGGATCCGCGGCCCGGGCGGCGTCGCAGACGATCGGGGCCAGCGCGGCGATCGCGTCCAGCGGCAGCGCCTGAGCCCAGCGGACCAGCTCGTCGCAGGAGCCGACGCCGGCGTGCGCGGCGACCCGGGCGGCGAACCCGGTGCCGAAATCGCGGGCGGCCGCCCGCACCGCGCGTAACCCGAGCCAGCGGCCCGACCCCTCGTCGCCGAGCAGCCAGCCGAGACCGTCGGCGATCCGGGTGACGGTGAAGTCGTCGATCCGCGCGGCGATCGCGCCGGTGCCGGCGATCAGTACCGCACCGGACGCCGCCGCGGTGCCGGCCGCGAACGCGGTCAGCACGTCACCGACCACGATCATCGGGCAGGTCAGGCCGATCCCCGCCCACATGTCCCGGAAGAGGTCGTGGACCGCCGGGTCGTGCAGGGCACTCGCCCCGGACAGGCCCAGCACGCCGTGTCGTACGCCCGCGGGGGAACGGTGACCCAGCGCCTGCCGGATAGCGGCGGCGATCGCCCCGATCGCCGCCCGGCCCGCCGCGATCGGATTGCCGGGACCGGCCTGACCTCGGCCGATGACGCCGGCCGGACCGGCCAGCACGGCACGCGTCCCGGTGCCACCCGCGTCGACTCCCAGCACCAGCTCCATGCCCAAGGATCGAAGCATGAATATTTCTTGTTGACTAGACGTCGCAGCGGTCGTAATTTTCATCGACAACAACAATCTATGAAAAGGATGACCACCGTGACCGGTGAGAGCGGCGGCCTGCTCGGGCGACTGCGGATCGAGGGCCCGGGCATGCCGGAAGCCCTGGCCCGGATCGCCGAGACGATCCTGGCCGACCCGGAGACCTCGGCGCACGCCAGCATCGTGGACCTCGCCGAGCGGTCCGGCACCTCGACCGCGACGGTCACCCGGTTCAGCCGCACGCTGGGCTTCAAAGGGTACGCCAGCCTGCGGGTCGCGATCGCCACCGAAACCGGGCGGGCCGAACAGGCCCGCTGGGAGACCGACATCAGCGGCGACATCGCCCCCGACGACCCGCTCACCGACGTGCTCGGCGTGGTCACCGCGGCCGACACCCGGGCCATTCAGAGCACCGCGGCCGGCCTCGACGTCGCCGCGGTCGAACGGGTGGCGGCCGCGATCGCCGGCGCCCAGCGGGTGGAGATCTTCGGCCTGGGCAGCAGCGGCACCTCGGCCCGGGAGATGGCGTTCCGGCTGGAACGCATCCGGGTGCCGATCTGGCACCGGCCCGACTCGCACACCGCGCTGACCAATGCGGCGCTGCTGCTGCCCGGCGACGTGGCGATCGGGCTGTCGCACTCCGGTCGCACCCGCGAGGTGATCGAGACGCTCGCCGAGGCCGCCGACCACGGCGCGCTGACCGTGGCGGTGACCAGCTACGCCCGGTCGCCGCTGGCCGAGGTGGCCGACGTCGTCTTCACCACCTCGGTGCAGGAGACCACCTTCCGGCTGGCCGCGCTCTCCGCGCTGCACTCCCAGCTGCTCGTGCTCGACCTGATCTACGTCGCGGTCGCCCAGCGCACCTTCGAGCGGACCGCCGAGGCGCTGGAGCTGACCGTGCGCGCGGTCGACGCCCACCGACTGCCCGAGAAGATCCCGACCCGCCGCCGCGGGCGCGCGAAAGGACAACCGTGAGCGTCACCAGTGAAGAGTTCCTGCACCAGGTCCGGGCCGTGGTCGACCGGGTCGGCGCCGGTCAGGCCGAGGAGAAACGGCGCGCCGCCGAGCTGCTCGCCACGACGGTGCTCAACGGGGGCGTGATCCAGGCCTTCGGCTGCGGCCACTCCGAGGCCCTGGCCATGGAGATCGCCGGCCGGGCCGGCGGCCTGGTGCCGACCAACCGGATCGCCCTGCGCGACATCGTGCTGTACGGCGGTGACCCGCTCGAAGCCCTCGCCGACCCGATGGTCGAGCGGGGCACCGAGATCGCGCACCGCCTCTACGAACTGGCCCCGATCAAGCCGGACGACGCGTTCGTGATCGCCTCGAACTCCGGGATCAACGGCGCCGTCGTCGAGATGGGACTGCTGGTCAAGGAACACGGGCACGCGCTGATCGCGATCACCTCGGCGCAACACTCGGCAGGCGTGGCGTCCCGGCACCCGAGCGGCCGCAAACTCGGTGAGATCGCCGACGTGGTGCTGGACAACGGCGCACCCTACGGCGACGCGATCCTGCCCCTCCCCGGCGGCGGCGCGGTCGGCGCCGTCTCCTCGATCACCGCGGCGCTGCTCGCCCAGCAGATCGTCACCGAGGTGGTCGCCACCCTGATCGCGGCGGGGGTCACCCCGCCGGTCTACCTGTCGGACAACGTGCCCGGCGGGAAGGAACACAACGCGGAGATCGAGGCGCGCTACACCGGTCGCATCCGGCGCACCGCCTGATCCCGGCATCCCCGATCCCCCTGGGAGGAGTCTGTCCATGAAGATTGATAAACGTCGATTGTCCGGGATGGTGGCGGCGGTGCTCGCGGCATCCGGCATCGTCGCCCTGAGCTCCGGCTCGCCCGCCTCCGCCGCCGACTGCGGCTATCTCTTCGACGACTTTCACTACAACACCTCGTCGGACGCCGCGCTGACCGCGAACGGCTGGACCCCGCGCAGCTACTCCGGCGGCCCCGGCGTCGCCGGAGCCACCTGGTCACCGGCCAACATCACCTTCCCCACCGCGAACGGCGACAAGGTCGCCCAGCTCACCGCGTACACCGACGGCACCGCGGCCGGCACCGGGCACGCCGAGCTGTACTCGGCCCAGAAACGGTTCCTGGACGGCACGTACGCCAGCCGGATCAGATTCAGCGACACCCCGGCCGCCGGCACCGACGGCGACCACATCAACGAGACGTTCTTCACGATCAGCCCGCTCAACGGGGACCTCGACCCCACCTACAGCGAACTCGACATCTCCGAATACCTGCCGAACGGCGGCTGGGGCGAAACCGGGCCGATCAACTACCAGACGACCTGGTACACCTATCAAAACGATCCGTGGTACGCCGACAACCTGCACTCCTCGCAACGATCCAGCCTGGACGGTTGGCACGACCTGGTCGCCCAGGTCGCCAACGGACACGTCGTCTACTGGATCGACGGCGTCCAGGTCGGCGACCACGGCGGCAAGTACTACCCGCGCCAGACCATGACGATCAACTGGAACCTCTGGTTCATCGACCTGGCCGCCCACGCCGGTGGCAAGAGCACCTACAACGAGCAGATCGACTGGGTGCTGTTCGCCAAGAACCAGGTGCTCTCCCCGGCGCAGGCCACCGCGCAGGCCGCCGCCTACCGCACCGGCGGCACCGGCTTCCTCGACACGGTCGCCTCCAGTGGCACCTGCTCCACCCCGACCACCCCGCCATCCTCCCCGTCGACGCCGCCGTCCTCCCCGCCCACCTCGCAGCCGCCCGCAACCGGCTGCTCGGATGCGCCGGAGTGGGCGTTCAGCTCGGTCTACCTGGGCGGAGCGCTGGTCAAGCACGAGAAGAGCAAGAACGGCGACCCGAGCGGGCCGCCGTCCGGACAGGGCGAACACCTGTGGCGGGCCCGCTACTGGACCCAGGGTTCCGAACCCGGCTGGACCCAGCAGTGGGAAGACCTCGGCCGCTGCTGATCCCGCTCCCGGCTAGCTGAGCGGCGGGGCGCCCCACCGGGCGTCCCGCCGTTCTCGTATGTGCCAAATCGAAGTGCCTGACTTCCTGGCTGAACCGATCGCGATCCGCAGGCGTGCGCTTGAGTGTGACGGCGACGGGGAGGTGTGATCGTGCGGTTCGATGTGGATGACCCCATGCGCTCCTTTCAGGCGCGGGTCGA
Protein-coding regions in this window:
- a CDS encoding N-acetylglucosamine kinase; amino-acid sequence: MLRSLGMELVLGVDAGGTGTRAVLAGPAGVIGRGQAGPGNPIAAGRAAIGAIAAAIRQALGHRSPAGVRHGVLGLSGASALHDPAVHDLFRDMWAGIGLTCPMIVVGDVLTAFAAGTAAASGAVLIAGTGAIAARIDDFTVTRIADGLGWLLGDEGSGRWLGLRAVRAAARDFGTGFAARVAAHAGVGSCDELVRWAQALPLDAIAALAPIVCDAARAADPTATALVADAARRLTRTLDSLGSPGPVVLAGSLLTADTPVREILLATLRARGATVTLAGDPAEAAARLAVHLAENGNRPGIPQRFPAGPHPS
- a CDS encoding MurR/RpiR family transcriptional regulator, encoding MTTVTGESGGLLGRLRIEGPGMPEALARIAETILADPETSAHASIVDLAERSGTSTATVTRFSRTLGFKGYASLRVAIATETGRAEQARWETDISGDIAPDDPLTDVLGVVTAADTRAIQSTAAGLDVAAVERVAAAIAGAQRVEIFGLGSSGTSAREMAFRLERIRVPIWHRPDSHTALTNAALLLPGDVAIGLSHSGRTREVIETLAEAADHGALTVAVTSYARSPLAEVADVVFTTSVQETTFRLAALSALHSQLLVLDLIYVAVAQRTFERTAEALELTVRAVDAHRLPEKIPTRRRGRAKGQP
- a CDS encoding sugar isomerase domain-containing protein; this encodes MSVTSEEFLHQVRAVVDRVGAGQAEEKRRAAELLATTVLNGGVIQAFGCGHSEALAMEIAGRAGGLVPTNRIALRDIVLYGGDPLEALADPMVERGTEIAHRLYELAPIKPDDAFVIASNSGINGAVVEMGLLVKEHGHALIAITSAQHSAGVASRHPSGRKLGEIADVVLDNGAPYGDAILPLPGGGAVGAVSSITAALLAQQIVTEVVATLIAAGVTPPVYLSDNVPGGKEHNAEIEARYTGRIRRTA
- a CDS encoding glycoside hydrolase family 16 protein: MKIDKRRLSGMVAAVLAASGIVALSSGSPASAADCGYLFDDFHYNTSSDAALTANGWTPRSYSGGPGVAGATWSPANITFPTANGDKVAQLTAYTDGTAAGTGHAELYSAQKRFLDGTYASRIRFSDTPAAGTDGDHINETFFTISPLNGDLDPTYSELDISEYLPNGGWGETGPINYQTTWYTYQNDPWYADNLHSSQRSSLDGWHDLVAQVANGHVVYWIDGVQVGDHGGKYYPRQTMTINWNLWFIDLAAHAGGKSTYNEQIDWVLFAKNQVLSPAQATAQAAAYRTGGTGFLDTVASSGTCSTPTTPPSSPSTPPSSPPTSQPPATGCSDAPEWAFSSVYLGGALVKHEKSKNGDPSGPPSGQGEHLWRARYWTQGSEPGWTQQWEDLGRC